Proteins encoded together in one Chryseobacterium sp. G0201 window:
- a CDS encoding aspartate kinase, with product MKIFKFGGASVKDAESVKNVSLVLESQGFAKCLLVISAMGKTTNELEKVVELYFKKDNYQTEIEKIKRKHMEIAEGLFPENHAVFAEINLFFDDIVSFLRRNKSPNYNFVYDQVVSCGEMISTKIVSEYLNEIQFTNQWLDARDYIKTDNSYRDGNVDWKRTEEFISTLNPEICYVTQGFIGSDDNNFTVTLGREGSDYSAAIFAYCLNADAMTIWKDVPGVMTGDPRKFKDVTLLSNISYEEAIEMAYYGASIIHPKTLQPLQQKDIPFYVKSFVDPTKKGTKVGASDKNEFQESYILKEHQTLLKISTRDFSFVAEDHMSLVFSFLAKYKIKVSLMQNSAISLALCLEDKFDKINELNEELQKIFKTEVVKNVSLFTVRNAKMENIDKFYQEKSVLLEQISKNTLQMVTQ from the coding sequence ATGAAAATTTTCAAGTTTGGTGGAGCATCGGTAAAAGATGCTGAAAGTGTAAAGAATGTGTCCCTGGTATTAGAAAGCCAAGGATTTGCCAAATGTCTGCTGGTAATTTCAGCAATGGGCAAAACGACTAATGAATTGGAAAAAGTGGTAGAACTTTATTTCAAGAAGGATAACTATCAAACTGAGATTGAAAAGATAAAACGAAAACACATGGAAATCGCGGAAGGTTTATTTCCTGAAAACCATGCTGTTTTTGCAGAAATCAATTTGTTTTTTGATGATATTGTTTCTTTTTTAAGAAGAAATAAATCACCTAATTACAATTTTGTTTACGATCAGGTTGTAAGCTGTGGTGAAATGATCTCTACTAAGATCGTAAGTGAATATTTAAATGAAATACAATTTACCAATCAATGGTTAGACGCCAGAGATTATATAAAAACCGATAATTCTTACAGAGACGGAAATGTAGACTGGAAAAGAACAGAAGAATTTATATCAACTTTAAATCCGGAGATCTGCTATGTAACGCAAGGTTTTATTGGATCTGATGATAATAATTTTACGGTAACTTTAGGAAGAGAAGGTTCAGATTATTCTGCGGCGATCTTTGCTTATTGTTTAAATGCAGATGCAATGACGATTTGGAAAGACGTTCCTGGAGTAATGACGGGAGATCCAAGAAAATTCAAGGATGTTACGCTTCTTTCTAATATATCGTATGAAGAGGCAATCGAGATGGCGTACTACGGAGCAAGTATCATCCACCCAAAAACTTTACAGCCTTTACAACAAAAAGACATACCTTTTTATGTGAAATCTTTCGTAGATCCTACAAAAAAAGGAACAAAAGTAGGTGCTTCAGATAAAAATGAATTTCAGGAATCTTATATATTAAAGGAACATCAAACTTTATTGAAAATCTCTACCAGAGACTTCTCTTTTGTAGCGGAAGATCACATGAGTTTGGTTTTTAGCTTTTTAGCAAAATATAAAATTAAAGTTTCTTTGATGCAGAATTCTGCAATTTCACTAGCTTTATGTCTTGAAGATAAATTTGACAAAATAAACGAGCTTAATGAAGAACTTCAGAAAATTTTTAAAACTGAAGTCGTTAAAAATGTATCTTTATTTACCGTGAGAAATGCGAAGATGGAGAACATTGATAAATTTTACCAAGAAAAAAGTGTATTATTGGAACAGATTTCCAAGAATACGCTTCAAATGGTAACACAATAA
- a CDS encoding lysophospholipid acyltransferase family protein — translation MSLISKNDLIQASGLSKIGFLKNPIASAVMSIAKINEVNRLYDILKDKEGKDFFDSFVRERNLSYVAFEEDLAKIPKTGPFILVSNHPLGAIDGILMCKILSEVRPDFKVMGNFLLEKIKPMEPYVISVNPFENRKGAYSSSSGMRETLKHLQNGGCVGIFPAGEVSNKNNPYGEILDKEWEKPALKLIKMAKVPVVPMYFHAKNSRLFYQVAKIHPNLQTLMLPAEMMNDREKPIRIRIGKPIGVKAMDEMETMEELGEFLKRKVYMMKSYYEKRKSLAQAINLQNLYVKFPLLREENIVQNIIDETPKEDIINDISKLKGTDKMLFSNGNYEIYFTAYEEIPSVMREIGRQRELTFRAVGEGSNLPFDLDEYDKHYHHLFLWDNAEEKLVGAYRMALGKEVMKKSGIKGFYTSSLFEFEQDIHPFFKKVIEMGRAYICQEYQQKPLPLFLLWRGIVHVCLRNPDHKFLMGGVSISNKFSEFSKSLMIEFMRSNYYDSAVAQYITPRNEYKVKLRERDKNLFFEEMESDLNKLDKIIDDLEPELRLPVLIKKYIKQNAKVIAFNVDPNFNDAIDGLMYIRISDLPESTIKPVLEEMSEQIRKEQENNSPENQ, via the coding sequence ATGAGTTTAATTTCGAAAAACGATTTAATTCAAGCTTCCGGCTTAAGTAAAATAGGATTTTTAAAGAATCCAATAGCATCTGCTGTGATGAGCATTGCTAAAATAAACGAAGTAAATAGACTATACGATATACTAAAAGATAAGGAAGGTAAAGACTTTTTCGACTCATTTGTGAGAGAAAGAAACTTAAGCTATGTCGCTTTTGAAGAAGATCTCGCTAAGATTCCCAAAACGGGACCGTTTATTCTGGTTTCCAATCATCCGCTGGGTGCGATAGACGGGATCTTAATGTGCAAAATTTTATCAGAAGTACGCCCGGATTTCAAGGTAATGGGAAATTTCCTTTTGGAAAAGATCAAACCGATGGAACCATATGTAATTTCTGTAAACCCTTTTGAAAACAGAAAAGGAGCTTACAGCAGCTCGTCCGGAATGCGCGAAACTTTAAAGCATTTACAAAACGGAGGCTGTGTAGGGATTTTCCCTGCCGGAGAAGTTTCAAATAAAAACAATCCTTACGGAGAAATTTTAGATAAAGAATGGGAAAAACCGGCTCTTAAGCTTATAAAAATGGCAAAAGTGCCGGTAGTTCCTATGTATTTCCATGCAAAGAACAGCCGTCTTTTTTATCAGGTGGCAAAAATTCACCCAAATTTACAGACATTAATGCTTCCGGCAGAAATGATGAACGACAGGGAAAAGCCAATCCGTATAAGAATTGGAAAACCTATCGGTGTAAAGGCTATGGATGAAATGGAAACCATGGAAGAATTGGGAGAATTCCTGAAGCGTAAGGTTTATATGATGAAATCTTACTACGAAAAGCGAAAATCTCTTGCTCAGGCTATTAATCTTCAAAATCTGTACGTAAAATTTCCTTTGCTTAGAGAAGAAAATATTGTGCAGAACATCATTGATGAAACTCCGAAAGAAGACATCATTAATGATATCAGCAAGCTAAAAGGCACTGATAAAATGCTTTTCAGCAATGGTAATTACGAGATCTACTTCACGGCTTATGAGGAAATTCCTTCTGTAATGAGGGAAATCGGACGCCAAAGAGAACTTACATTCCGTGCTGTGGGAGAAGGAAGCAACCTGCCTTTTGACCTTGATGAATACGATAAACACTATCATCATCTTTTTCTTTGGGATAATGCAGAAGAAAAACTTGTTGGAGCCTACAGAATGGCTTTAGGTAAGGAAGTGATGAAAAAATCAGGAATTAAAGGCTTTTACACCAGTTCTTTATTTGAATTTGAACAAGACATCCATCCTTTCTTTAAAAAGGTAATCGAGATGGGAAGAGCTTATATCTGTCAGGAATACCAGCAGAAACCGCTTCCACTTTTCCTTTTATGGAGAGGGATTGTGCATGTTTGCTTAAGAAATCCTGATCATAAATTCTTAATGGGAGGTGTGAGTATTTCCAATAAATTTTCTGAGTTTTCAAAGTCATTAATGATCGAGTTCATGCGTTCGAATTATTACGACTCTGCAGTAGCTCAATACATTACACCTAGAAACGAATATAAAGTAAAACTTCGTGAAAGGGATAAAAACTTATTCTTCGAAGAAATGGAATCTGATTTAAATAAATTAGATAAAATCATCGATGACCTTGAACCAGAATTGAGATTACCTGTTTTAATTAAAAAATATATTAAGCAAAATGCAAAAGTTATTGCATTTAATGTAGATCCAAACTTCAATGATGCTATTGACGGATTGATGTATATCAGAATAAGCGACCTTCCGGAAAGCACGATAAAACCTGTATTAGAGGAAATGAGTGAACAAATAAGAAAGGAACAGGAAAATAATTCTCCTGAGAATCAGTAG
- a CDS encoding tetratricopeptide repeat protein gives MKYFILLFLFILSSGNMMAQKDGSREYCDTLIKKGIDVLYKKDHSTSLEIFAEAKKIAEQNKLYEQQFIATNCIGANYYQMSDYSTALDYYLEAYSIAVKHLKSDREMAVLNNVALVYLQQGKYKESEKHQKRAYDLAIANKDYIGISIYAANLADLYNITHQLDRALEYVKIARAALTKKNNPRLTTDLDIAEAKNFLERKEYNNVFIIIEPLLNKLKDKESKDQRISALLILSKAYQGQKQNEKALYYAKKSQEENKNYSNEKDIYNQFSSLYFSIGDYNKALQYKDSVIIVKDSLSAIKNQAMYQNSEIKLKLQDSQKELKSEKRLKFYVAAFCISILALLSWLFRTLYLKNRQKRTIAERNEQIITLELKNKENDNLLLEQQIKEKETEALLEKEKLKNELESRNRKLAANAIHIAQRNDKIEEYILKLKKNPEIIKNDQLSQQLDQLKLILTKEDTNDDFLTHFEKINSKFIDNLKEKHPDLTLNDIRYISYIYMNLSTKEISSIFNITIEACRKRKERVSKKLNLANSNDLYSYLSSI, from the coding sequence ATGAAATATTTTATCTTGTTATTCTTGTTTATTTTATCATCAGGTAATATGATGGCCCAAAAAGATGGCTCTAGAGAATATTGCGATACTTTGATCAAAAAAGGAATTGATGTATTGTATAAAAAAGATCACAGTACTTCATTAGAAATATTCGCTGAAGCAAAAAAAATTGCAGAACAAAATAAACTGTATGAACAGCAATTTATTGCAACCAACTGTATTGGAGCCAATTATTATCAAATGTCTGATTACAGTACTGCTTTAGATTATTATTTGGAAGCCTACTCTATCGCTGTTAAACATCTGAAGAGTGACCGTGAAATGGCGGTATTGAACAATGTTGCACTCGTCTATTTACAACAAGGAAAATATAAGGAATCTGAAAAGCATCAGAAAAGAGCCTACGATTTAGCTATAGCGAATAAGGATTATATTGGAATTTCCATCTATGCTGCCAACTTAGCCGATCTTTACAATATCACCCATCAACTAGACCGCGCTTTAGAATATGTAAAAATTGCCCGAGCTGCTTTAACTAAAAAAAATAACCCCAGGCTTACTACAGATCTGGATATAGCAGAAGCAAAGAATTTTCTAGAAAGAAAAGAATATAATAACGTTTTTATTATTATTGAACCTTTATTAAATAAGCTAAAAGATAAAGAATCCAAAGATCAAAGAATTTCAGCTTTGTTGATTCTTTCTAAGGCTTATCAGGGGCAGAAACAAAATGAAAAAGCTCTTTATTATGCAAAAAAATCCCAAGAAGAGAATAAAAACTACAGTAATGAAAAAGATATTTATAATCAGTTTTCGAGCCTTTATTTCAGTATTGGGGATTATAACAAAGCTCTACAATATAAAGACTCAGTAATTATTGTAAAAGATTCGCTAAGTGCTATCAAAAATCAAGCGATGTACCAAAACAGTGAGATTAAACTGAAACTTCAGGACTCACAAAAAGAACTTAAAAGCGAAAAAAGATTAAAATTTTACGTTGCTGCATTCTGTATTTCAATTTTAGCTTTATTAAGCTGGCTATTCAGAACACTTTATTTAAAAAACCGACAGAAAAGAACAATTGCCGAAAGAAACGAGCAGATTATCACATTAGAACTAAAAAATAAAGAAAACGATAATCTTTTACTTGAGCAGCAGATCAAAGAAAAGGAAACCGAAGCTCTTTTAGAAAAAGAAAAACTTAAAAATGAGCTGGAAAGCAGAAACCGAAAACTTGCTGCAAATGCCATCCACATTGCTCAAAGAAACGATAAAATAGAAGAATATATTCTTAAATTAAAAAAGAATCCTGAAATCATCAAAAATGATCAGCTTTCTCAGCAATTGGATCAGTTAAAATTAATTTTAACCAAAGAAGATACTAACGATGATTTTTTAACACATTTTGAAAAGATCAACAGCAAGTTCATCGACAACCTTAAAGAGAAACATCCCGACCTCACATTGAATGATATCCGATATATCAGTTATATTTACATGAATCTTTCTACGAAAGAGATCTCCTCTATCTTCAATATTACCATCGAAGCCTGCAGAAAAAGAAAAGAAAGGGTTTCAAAAAAGCTTAATCTGGCAAATTCAAACGACCTATACAGTTATTTATCAAGTATTTAA
- a CDS encoding T9SS type A sorting domain-containing protein — protein sequence MKKTVFTLFFILILQLSFAQVSFAGNPEYGQLRNFVYDKTVPNKIYATTYIDKHIMVSNNNGSSWNVLYTLPYPAYSPNIYQMKLTNNGTALSFIQYFGLGSSFNKVIVLDLQSLNIVKEYNMPPNEAVESISNYSILDNGNMNTATMFTNGTNNKFFKTTNGGTTWTKVYDGGDHENVILNDAVMDPVDPQKLYIVRNGGAGNVDGGFLKSTDGGINWTETLNGLILQSIAINPTNPNIIYAGSGVLWTYPTQHEAVYKSTDGGNSWTEQTGITWSTSNQGLKNVPKIEINPYDPNHVVVLADDRVAVTTNDGSTWTSTPHDGLNDGTSYFYGINAAFNPNNLNNVLISSNRFPKFSSDKGVTLTSIPNPFFNGMGKINVIDDNGTDKLIYGVQYGYTVKNLTNNQETPINVMPLNLSPMGGQIGLIYVDKKHAGRVYTYESSFMGNNINVSDDYGATATPLYNTFDTGFTAAETDPSNASIAWIATFNGVNATLIKSNFTNTTNPINDIITLPYDEDYIYGIKVNQNNSNEVLVTVGNRLFKTTNSGTSWTEITTGLQDLTLPNIALSLVQNPLNTNQYTMAASNGIYTSLDAGNTWSKIYDGMVHKAEHSTKQNGQIIGITNTYLDTLPKVIYTSNGGTNWQEKTASNYFNTTVLDGTVRFVDATTAEVYLTTNSLGILKDVITFSTLGTSDPGIIEDDISIYPNPAQDVINIKLGKNASKFKVTIYSTAGQLILTSENKSSIDISGLTKGVYLLKIDQANTPTIIKKVIKK from the coding sequence ATGAAGAAAACAGTATTTACTTTATTTTTTATTCTGATTCTGCAATTATCATTCGCTCAGGTGAGTTTTGCAGGAAATCCGGAATATGGACAGTTACGAAATTTTGTGTATGACAAAACCGTTCCCAACAAAATTTACGCAACCACGTATATTGATAAGCACATTATGGTCTCCAACAATAATGGTTCAAGCTGGAATGTTTTATACACACTTCCTTACCCCGCATACTCACCTAATATTTATCAAATGAAACTTACTAATAATGGTACGGCATTAAGTTTCATCCAGTATTTTGGTCTTGGGAGCTCTTTTAACAAGGTGATTGTATTAGATCTGCAATCTTTAAATATTGTAAAAGAATACAATATGCCTCCTAATGAAGCTGTTGAAAGCATCAGCAATTATTCTATCCTTGATAACGGAAATATGAATACTGCCACAATGTTTACAAACGGTACCAACAATAAATTCTTTAAAACAACAAACGGTGGAACCACATGGACTAAAGTTTATGATGGCGGAGATCATGAAAATGTTATTTTAAATGATGCCGTTATGGATCCCGTTGATCCACAAAAACTCTACATTGTACGGAACGGAGGTGCCGGGAATGTAGATGGAGGATTTTTAAAATCAACAGACGGAGGAATTAACTGGACTGAAACATTGAACGGGCTTATCCTACAATCAATCGCTATCAACCCAACCAATCCTAATATTATTTATGCAGGAAGTGGCGTACTTTGGACTTATCCAACACAGCATGAGGCAGTATACAAATCCACAGACGGAGGAAATAGCTGGACAGAGCAAACAGGTATTACATGGTCTACCAGTAATCAAGGACTAAAAAATGTACCGAAAATTGAAATTAATCCTTACGATCCGAACCACGTCGTTGTTTTAGCCGATGACAGAGTTGCAGTAACAACCAATGACGGAAGTACATGGACCTCTACTCCACATGACGGGCTGAATGATGGCACATCTTATTTTTATGGAATCAATGCAGCATTTAATCCTAATAATTTAAATAATGTTTTAATATCAAGCAACCGTTTTCCTAAATTTTCATCAGATAAAGGAGTAACACTTACTTCCATCCCAAATCCTTTTTTTAATGGAATGGGAAAAATAAATGTAATAGATGACAATGGAACCGACAAGCTTATTTATGGAGTTCAATATGGTTATACCGTAAAAAATCTTACGAATAATCAGGAAACACCTATCAATGTAATGCCTCTTAATTTAAGCCCAATGGGCGGACAGATAGGGCTCATTTATGTTGATAAAAAACACGCTGGAAGGGTTTATACCTATGAATCATCTTTTATGGGAAACAATATTAATGTAAGTGATGATTACGGTGCGACTGCAACTCCACTTTACAATACTTTCGATACAGGTTTTACAGCTGCCGAAACAGATCCGTCAAACGCTAGTATTGCCTGGATCGCCACATTCAATGGAGTGAATGCAACTTTGATAAAATCAAATTTTACAAATACAACCAATCCTATCAACGATATTATCACGTTACCTTATGACGAAGATTATATTTATGGGATTAAAGTAAATCAAAATAACTCTAACGAAGTACTGGTAACTGTTGGTAACAGATTATTTAAAACAACAAACAGCGGAACTTCGTGGACAGAAATCACAACCGGTTTACAAGATCTTACCCTTCCTAACATTGCATTAAGTTTAGTTCAAAATCCATTGAATACCAATCAATATACAATGGCTGCTTCAAATGGTATCTACACTTCACTTGACGCAGGAAATACTTGGTCTAAAATCTATGACGGAATGGTTCATAAAGCAGAACATTCCACCAAGCAAAACGGGCAGATTATAGGAATCACAAATACCTATTTAGATACCCTTCCAAAAGTAATTTATACAAGTAACGGAGGTACAAACTGGCAGGAAAAAACGGCTTCAAACTATTTCAACACAACAGTTTTAGATGGTACAGTACGTTTTGTAGACGCTACAACCGCAGAAGTTTATTTAACAACCAATTCTTTAGGAATCTTAAAAGATGTGATCACTTTCTCAACATTAGGAACTTCAGATCCTGGTATTATAGAAGATGACATCAGCATTTACCCGAATCCGGCTCAAGATGTGATCAATATCAAATTAGGTAAAAATGCTTCTAAATTTAAAGTAACTATTTACAGCACAGCAGGGCAATTGATTTTAACATCAGAAAATAAATCAAGTATAGATATTTCAGGTTTAACGAAAGGAGTTTATCTTCTGAAAATCGACCAGGCAAATACACCGACAATCATTAAAAAAGTTATCAAAAAATAA
- a CDS encoding carbonic anhydrase produces the protein MKKLTITVCFLSLGLVNAQQHWSYDGKESPEHWGELEGNEKCNQSKFQSPINILTLKATKDKNLKNLNYHYDKGDVKDIVDNGHSLQFDFKEGSFVNYAGKEYSLIQFHAHEESEHTIDGIRYPLELHFVHKAADGSVLVIGVMVKEGEENSYFEKLKIFKSLAKNGKEDADIPFNPEKMYPKNKSFYTYHGSLTTPPCSDNVTWIVFKEPIKMTEEEVEEIAKFLPKSNNRPIQPLNGRKILMH, from the coding sequence ATGAAAAAATTAACTATTACTGTCTGTTTTCTTTCGCTCGGGCTCGTCAACGCGCAACAACATTGGAGCTATGACGGAAAAGAATCACCCGAACATTGGGGAGAACTGGAAGGTAACGAAAAATGCAATCAGAGCAAATTTCAGTCTCCCATTAATATTCTTACATTGAAGGCCACAAAAGATAAAAATCTTAAAAACCTTAATTATCATTATGACAAGGGAGATGTAAAAGACATTGTAGACAACGGTCATTCTCTACAATTCGACTTTAAGGAAGGTAGTTTTGTTAATTATGCAGGGAAGGAATATTCTTTAATTCAGTTTCATGCCCATGAAGAATCTGAGCATACCATAGATGGAATTCGTTATCCTTTGGAGCTTCATTTTGTACATAAAGCAGCCGATGGTTCTGTTTTAGTCATTGGAGTAATGGTGAAAGAAGGTGAAGAAAATTCTTATTTTGAAAAATTAAAGATATTTAAATCTCTTGCTAAAAATGGCAAAGAAGACGCAGATATTCCCTTCAATCCTGAAAAAATGTATCCGAAAAACAAATCTTTTTATACCTACCACGGGTCTTTAACTACACCTCCATGTTCTGATAATGTAACCTGGATCGTTTTTAAAGAACCTATAAAAATGACCGAAGAAGAAGTTGAGGAAATTGCAAAGTTTCTTCCTAAAAGTAACAACAGACCAATTCAACCTCTTAATGGAAGAAAAATTTTAATGCATTAA
- a CDS encoding thioredoxin family protein, translated as MKKIISGLFLFSAIITFAQEAIQFQDLPFKDLIAKAKKDKKIVFIDAYASWCGPCKMMEKNIFTQKSVGDYYNSNFVNARIDMEKGEGREIAAKYGVRSYPTYLFLNGDGELVSQNFGYMEEGLFLSMAKEINSPNNKQGSLKERFAKGEKDPEFLINIMKLNSNSDFDFAKKASERYFETKKKTDELSKDDIGFLLFFLKSTEEPNYKVFVSKKAEIIKFLPEETYKQFDNQLILSKVVEQSTDDKNKRINEEYFMKTAEPLVGKYDAEVKLNQTKLAYYEQNANFPEYEKAALDYYKNADSFEPNELLKAAWVFSEHIKTPSSLKKALEWAEKSVMRGETSENTYILARLYFLTGNNEMAKTYAEMSKNIASQSQKDSTLAEGLLKQIK; from the coding sequence ATGAAGAAGATCATCTCTGGGTTATTTTTATTCTCTGCCATCATTACATTTGCTCAGGAGGCAATACAGTTTCAGGATTTACCGTTTAAAGATCTTATTGCTAAAGCAAAAAAAGACAAAAAAATTGTTTTTATTGATGCTTATGCTTCTTGGTGCGGTCCTTGTAAAATGATGGAGAAAAATATATTCACTCAAAAATCTGTAGGAGATTACTATAACTCCAATTTTGTGAATGCACGAATTGATATGGAGAAAGGTGAAGGAAGAGAGATTGCTGCAAAATACGGCGTTCGTTCTTATCCTACTTATCTGTTTTTAAATGGTGACGGCGAATTGGTTTCTCAAAATTTCGGCTATATGGAAGAAGGTCTTTTCTTATCAATGGCTAAAGAAATAAATTCACCAAACAATAAGCAGGGTTCTCTAAAAGAACGTTTTGCAAAAGGAGAAAAAGATCCGGAATTTTTGATCAACATCATGAAATTAAATTCAAACTCTGATTTTGATTTTGCTAAAAAAGCCTCTGAAAGATATTTTGAAACTAAAAAGAAAACAGATGAACTTTCAAAAGACGACATCGGATTTTTATTATTCTTTTTAAAATCTACCGAAGAGCCTAATTATAAAGTTTTCGTATCTAAAAAAGCTGAGATTATTAAATTTCTTCCCGAAGAAACATACAAACAATTTGATAATCAACTGATACTATCAAAAGTTGTGGAACAGTCAACCGATGATAAAAACAAAAGGATCAATGAAGAATATTTCATGAAAACGGCAGAACCTTTAGTTGGAAAATATGATGCAGAGGTTAAACTTAATCAAACAAAATTAGCCTATTACGAACAGAATGCTAATTTCCCTGAATACGAAAAAGCAGCTTTAGACTATTATAAAAATGCAGATTCATTCGAACCTAATGAGTTATTAAAAGCAGCATGGGTTTTCTCAGAACATATAAAAACACCATCATCATTAAAGAAGGCTCTCGAATGGGCGGAAAAATCTGTAATGAGAGGTGAAACTTCAGAAAACACCTATATTTTGGCAAGACTTTACTTCTTAACAGGAAATAATGAGATGGCAAAAACCTATGCTGAAATGTCTAAAAATATAGCATCACAGTCACAAAAAGATTCTACTCTGGCAGAAGGGTTATTAAAACAAATAAAATAA
- a CDS encoding DUF3575 domain-containing protein encodes MLKIKFLTGFLTLFLLGNLNAQEQENEKSLYVKGNALFLPVGMLNVGLEYQLSKKYTLQGDVFVSPWKSFAGRHAQIYMGHLEGRYYFQEAFKHWYLGVNGGFGVFDLTKWNYSGTEKFQRGFSLMLGATVGYQFQWKERWNIDVYLGGGTSQGFYHGYENVPPDSFVRYDGEQKWNKSGELIPYRGGIMISYKLK; translated from the coding sequence ATGTTGAAAATTAAATTTCTTACAGGATTCTTAACCCTATTTTTGTTAGGAAATCTAAACGCCCAAGAGCAGGAAAATGAAAAGAGTTTATATGTAAAAGGCAACGCCTTATTTCTTCCTGTCGGAATGTTGAATGTAGGCTTGGAATATCAATTAAGTAAAAAATACACCTTACAAGGTGATGTTTTTGTTTCTCCCTGGAAATCTTTTGCAGGAAGACATGCACAAATCTACATGGGGCATCTGGAAGGAAGATATTATTTTCAGGAAGCCTTCAAACACTGGTATTTAGGAGTAAATGGAGGATTCGGCGTATTTGATCTTACTAAATGGAATTATAGCGGGACAGAAAAATTCCAACGTGGATTTAGCTTGATGCTTGGTGCAACGGTCGGATATCAGTTCCAATGGAAGGAAAGATGGAATATTGATGTTTATTTGGGAGGAGGAACTTCTCAAGGCTTCTATCACGGATACGAAAATGTCCCGCCCGATAGTTTTGTAAGATACGACGGTGAACAAAAATGGAATAAAAGCGGTGAACTTATCCCTTACAGAGGAGGTATCATGATCTCTTATAAATTAAAATAA
- a CDS encoding exo-beta-N-acetylmuramidase NamZ domain-containing protein: MNLDFKIKNLLLICLIFLGVFNQYYSQAQYKADFKTGADQPDLYLPLLKGKTIGIVTNQTGLMSDKTYLVDFLVKNNIKIKSIFAPEHGFRGDADAGEKVKNGVDVKTGIPIVSLYANNKKPKPEQLKGLDIVIFDIQDVGARFYTYISTLTYLMEAGAENNVKIMVLDRPNPHDGYTDGPVLKKKWSSFVGMHEIPVVYGLTIGEYGKMVNGEKWLKNGVQAKYTLIPMKNYHKKQRYPILDKPSPNLPNDKSINLYPSLCFFEGTQVSVGRGTDLPFQIYGSPWTKDLPYQFTPKPNFGAKDPFLNGKLCYGENLSNYQTDLRELNLEWVIKAYKNYKNPQQDFFLKNLWFDTLAGTDELRKQIISGKSIKEIKASWKPDLDKFEKIRTKYVVYEN, encoded by the coding sequence ATGAATTTAGATTTCAAAATTAAAAATTTACTTCTTATTTGCCTAATTTTTTTAGGTGTATTCAATCAATATTATTCTCAAGCTCAATATAAAGCCGATTTCAAAACCGGGGCAGATCAACCTGACCTGTATTTGCCATTATTAAAGGGTAAAACGATCGGTATAGTGACCAACCAAACAGGCTTGATGAGTGATAAAACTTATCTGGTAGATTTTTTGGTTAAAAATAATATTAAGATAAAATCCATCTTTGCTCCTGAACATGGCTTCAGAGGTGATGCTGATGCAGGAGAAAAAGTGAAGAATGGAGTAGACGTAAAAACGGGGATTCCCATCGTTTCTTTATATGCAAACAATAAAAAGCCAAAGCCTGAGCAATTGAAAGGACTTGATATTGTCATTTTTGATATTCAAGATGTTGGGGCAAGATTCTATACCTATATTTCTACTTTAACGTATTTGATGGAAGCCGGGGCTGAAAATAATGTTAAAATCATGGTTTTAGACAGACCAAATCCACATGACGGGTATACTGACGGACCTGTTTTAAAGAAAAAATGGTCCAGTTTTGTGGGAATGCATGAAATTCCTGTCGTTTATGGATTGACAATTGGTGAATACGGAAAAATGGTCAACGGAGAAAAGTGGCTGAAAAATGGAGTTCAGGCAAAATATACTTTGATCCCGATGAAGAATTATCATAAAAAACAGCGTTACCCAATTTTAGATAAACCATCCCCGAATTTACCGAACGATAAATCAATCAATTTATATCCAAGTTTATGTTTTTTTGAAGGCACTCAGGTTTCTGTAGGAAGAGGAACAGATTTGCCTTTTCAAATTTACGGTTCGCCATGGACAAAAGATCTGCCTTATCAGTTTACTCCAAAGCCAAACTTTGGTGCAAAAGATCCTTTCTTAAACGGTAAATTATGTTACGGTGAAAATCTTTCTAATTATCAGACAGATTTAAGAGAATTAAACCTTGAATGGGTGATTAAAGCCTATAAAAATTATAAAAATCCACAGCAGGATTTCTTCCTTAAAAATTTATGGTTTGATACTTTAGCAGGAACAGATGAATTGAGAAAACAAATTATTTCAGGAAAATCTATCAAAGAAATCAAAGCTTCATGGAAACCTGATTTAGATAAATTCGAGAAAATAAGAACGAAATATGTTGTTTACGAAAACTAA